Below is a window of Chlamydiota bacterium DNA.
CCCGATCTGATGCGGCTCCTGGCCGCGGCGCGCCTCCACTACGCCGGCGTCACCGACTACACGGCGGTGTTCCACAAGCAGCAGCGCGTGGGAGGGGTGCTGCAGCCCGAGGAGAAGACGCAGTTCAAGTTCATGAAGCCGTTCAGCGTCTACATGAAGTGGATCGGGGGTTCGCACACGGGGAGGGAGGCGCTCTTCGTGCGCGGGAAGTACCACGACCGTCTGCTCGTGCATCTGGGGGGGATGGCCAACTATTTCGCCCCGACCATGGCGCTCTATCCCAACGGGATGCTCGCGATGCGGAACAACCTGCGCCCGATCACCGAGTCGGGAATGGAGAGCACCATCAACCTCATCGCCAGGGTCTGCGAGGAGGCCCGAAGGAACGGCGACCTGACGGTGCGGTATCGGGGGGAGGGGAACGTCGCGGGCCGGCCGACGCACATCTTCGAGCGCCTCCTGCCGAAGGGGAAGGGGTACCCGGCGCACCTGAGCCTGCTGGAGCTCGACAAGGAAACAGGCTACCCGCTCTCGGTCCTCAGCTACGGGTGGGACGGGGAGCTGCTCGAGAAGTACCGGT
It encodes the following:
- a CDS encoding DUF1571 domain-containing protein, producing MRTTMTAALLLLILAPLSASEEGEAPDLMRLLAAARLHYAGVTDYTAVFHKQQRVGGVLQPEEKTQFKFMKPFSVYMKWIGGSHTGREALFVRGKYHDRLLVHLGGMANYFAPTMALYPNGMLAMRNNLRPITESGMESTINLIARVCEEARRNGDLTVRYRGEGNVAGRPTHIFERLLPKGKGYPAHLSLLELDKETGYPLSVLSYGWDGELLEKYRYERFRTNVGLTERDFDRGNRAYAFGRFTAPIP